From Bacteroidales bacterium:
AGCAGGTAGAGATCCCACAGATTCAGATTCGGGCCAATCGTGAAATGCTGGCACAGTATGGCATTACGATCGATCAATTCAATGAATTTGTTGACATCTCTTTTGGTGGTGAGAAATTATCTGATATTTATGAAGGACAGCGAAGGTTCGACCTCGTTTTACGACTTAATAAAGACTATACCGAATCCATTGAAGGAATCCGTTCGTCATTAATTGATACACATGATGGTAAGAAAGTCCCTCTGGAGCAGGTTGCTGACGTTGTTTCGGTTTCCGGGCCAAGTGGCATCAGCAGGGAAAACGTTCAGCGTAAAGTGGTTGTTTCTGCCAATGTTTCAGGCCGTGATATTCGCAGTGTTGTTCAGGAAATACAGAAAAATGTAAATGATAAAATTACATTTCCAGAAGGATACCGCGTTGAATATGGTGGACAGTTCGAAAGTGAAGAAAAAGCTTCAAAAACATTGCTTATCACTTCCATACTCGCAATACTTATCATTTTCCTGCTTCTTTTCCAGGAATTTAAAAACTTCAAACTGGCAGGCGTTGTATTACTTAACTTGCCTCTGGCATTAATTGGTGGTGTCTTTGCAATCTATTTCACCTCAGGCGTATTGAGTATCCCGGCAATTATTGGGTTTATAACACTCTTTGGTATTGCAACCCGCAATGGTATCCTGCTTATTACCAATTACCAGCGGCTACAAAGCCAGGGAATCGGACTTTACGAAACGGTTACAAGAGGTTCATCCGACCGATTAAACGCCATCCTGATGACCGCTCTCACAGCCGCCCTTGCTCTTATTCCACTCGCATTAAGGGGTGATTTATCAGGTAATGAGATACAAAGCCCGATGGCAAAGGTAATTTTAGGTGGATTGTTAACATCAACCTTACTCAATATCTATATTGTGCCAATCGTGTACAGCATTTTATTCAATCGTGGAATTATTAAAAACGATAACGTATGAAGAAGTACATAAAAATAGGTGTCCTGCTTTTCATTTTGCCTGTTTCATTAACAGCGCAGATATCTGTTGACAGCCTTTTATCAATGGTAGAAAGGAATAACACAACCCTTTCTGCTTTGAGAAAAAGTGTGGAAGCTGAAAAACTGGGAAACCAGACAGGGCTTTACCTTCAAAACCCGGAAGCAGGATATAATTACCTCTGGGGTGGAAGGGATGCCATAGGTAACCGGACGGATATAAACATCAAACAATCATTCGACTTTCCAACGGCATATAGGTACCGCCGACAAATTGCTGATTCACGCAATCTTCAGGCAGAACTTGAGTATAAGAAGCAACGGGTGGATATTTTGCTTAGAGCCCGTTTAATCTTTGTTGATCTTATCTACGCGAATGCTGAAATTGAAGAGAATGGAAAGCGTTTGGCACACGCACAAGACCTCGCAGATGCATTTCAACGACTGTATGAAAAGGGAGATGTCAGCATTCTGGAACATAATAAAGCTCAGCTTAACCTGCTGAATTACAGGAAGGTAGTTGAAATGCTTACTATAGAAAGAAATGCTGTGTTGAAACAACTTTCTGTTTTGAATGGAGGAATTACCATTGATTTGACACAAAGTTACCTGCCATCCCGGGTGCTACCAACCGATTTCGATCAGTGGTATAGCAGAGTTGAACAAATCAATCCAGAATTGCTATGGTTGAAACAGGAGGTAGAAGTAAGTATGAAACAGCAGAAACTGAATCAGGCACAGTCCCTTCCTAAAGCTTCAGCCGGGTACATGAGCGAAAACCTTTCCGGTGAACATTTCCAGGGTGTTACTGTTGGAGTATCAATTCCATTGTGGGAAAACAAAAACAAGTTGAAATATGCCCGTGCTCAGACCATAGCCTTTCAAGGGATGGAGCTTGACAGCAAATTGCAATTTTATAATCAGTTAAAACTTCAGCACGATAAAGCGGCAAGTCTTCAAAAAATGGCAGTTGAATACAGGCAATTGATTGAATCCTCTCAAAATCCTATGCTTTTGAAAAAAGCACTGGATAAAGGCGAAATAAATCTGATCAATTACCTGATGGAGCTGTCTTTTACCTACCAGGCAATAGATAAGCTGTTGAAATCTGAATACGAACTGAATACAGTTTTGTCATTTTGGCTCAATATGAAATCTAAAAAGTCATTCAATATTACCTATGATTGAAATATAAGAACCTAAGATCTGTGTATGAAAGATTGTAGCTCTGTTAATGATTGTTTAAGTCCGAAGACCGCTTTGTTCACGAAAGGGCTATATACTGTTTTTGAATGTTCGAAGTGTGGCCACCGATATACCAGGATCAGTGATGACACTATGTTACATATCTCAAAAACATACTCCGATGCTTATTTCTTTGATGGCAAAGATGGCTATCCTAATTATCTGGATGAGGAAGAAATTTTAATAAATCAGGGGATCCGTTACGCAAAGCTGATCTCAAAATTTAAAATTCCGGGTAAAATACTGGATGTTGGATGTGCAGCTGGCTTTGCGTTAAACGGATTTAAGCTTCAGGGTTGGGAATGCTCCGGGATAGAACCAAACAAATCAATGGCGGAATTTGGTAACAAAAAATTTGACCTGAATATTGAGGTTGGAAACCTGGAATCATTCAATGGTAATGATAAGTATGATCTGATTACCCTAATTCAAGTGATAGGCCATTTCCATAACATTGATCAGGCACTTGAAAATGTATTCAACTTATTAAAACCTGGTGGTATGGTTTTAGTCGAATCATGGGACAGAAATAGCTGGATTGCACGATTATTAGGTAAATACTGGCATGAATATTCACCTCCATCAGTGATTCACTGGTTCTCCGACGATTCCCTCCGGGAACTCTTCAGACAACATCAGCTTTTTTTTGTTGATAAGGGGTATCCTAAAAAACAGATAAACCTCAAACATGCTATCTCTTTAATTGATTCAATGATACCAGACATTATTGGCAAAAAGAGAATATTCAATTTTTTTACTGAAAAACTAGGGCATTCAACACTAAACTATCCATTTTCTGACTTAAAATGGTACGTTTTCCGGAAAGAAGCTAAATAATACAATATGAAGCGTTTCGCTATTTTTACAGGCATCCTTTCAGGTTTCCTTTTTGGTGTAGCTACTCCCTTCAGTAAACTACTTTTGAATAGTTTAAACTCATTCCAGTTGGCAGGCATCCTTTATCTTGGTGCTGCCATCGCAATGTTTCCTTTTATTTTCCGTAAAAACAACAGGTTGTCGATGTTATTCCATCCTGGCAGCAAAATAAAAACACTCGGAATTATACTTTTCGGAGGTTTTCTTGGACCTGTACTTTTGCTATTTGGACTTAGAACTGCTGATGCGGCATCTGTTTCAATCTGGTTAAATATGGAACTTGCAGCGACTGCTATTTTAGGAGTGTTGATTTTTAAAGACACCCTGGATAGAAATACATGGATAGGTGTTATATTAACAATAGTTGCCGGGGTAATTACATCACTTGGGGAGGGGTCAGGTAATTTCATTGCAGCTCTTTTTATTACTGCAGCCTGCATTAGCTGGGCTATTGATAATCATCTTACTTCCCTTACTGATGGCGCTTCTCCCCAGTCTGTAACCTTCTTAAAAGGAATAGTGGCCGGATCAGTCAATTTAACTATTGGTTGTCTAATTTCAAGCGAACCATTAAAATTAGGAATTGTCGGCCCTGCATTATTGGTTGGTATATTTTCTTACGGGTTCAGTATTATGTTATACGTAACTTCTGCTCAGAATCTTGGGGCAACCCGCGGACAAATATTATTCTCTACTGCCCCAATTTGGGGAGTAATTCTATCCTATATAATCTATCGCGATTCATTTCAATGGGTTCATGTCATCTCTTTGATCCTGTTAGCTCTTGCAGTTACCGTAATATACCTGTTAAAACATAAACATCAGCACACACATATCGAAATGGAACACCTCCATTTCCACCAACACAATGATGGACACCACGATCATGACCATGATGATCTATCAATACCGGCAGGTAAATGGCATTCTCATGTGCATAAGCATCATCCCTTAGCACATGAACACCCTCACTTTCCTGACCTGCACCATAGGCATGAACACTAAATGATTATTTCCTGGTATCTCCATTTTAACAATATGCCGAAATCTGGGTTTAATCTATGAATTTTGCATTTCAAACAAAAAGAATCAACTTACCCGTTTAAAATACCCACCCATGATAACCGAAAACGACAAGTTATCCGATGTAGTCGGAAGGAATATTGATTTGCTTCCAATTATTCACAGGCTTGGATTAAGCTCAAAAATGGGAGAAAGAAACATCCGCCAGGTTTGTGATGATAATGCCAAAGATGTAAGGTTCGTATTGGTTGTTTTAAATACTTATTCTTCAGCAACTTACTTCCCAAAACCTGAAGACCTTGAACTAAATCCATTAATAGAATTTCTTACCCAAACACATACCTATCACAAGCAGGTAACCATTCCCAGGTTATACGGTTTTATTGATCAATTGAAAAATCAAATGCCTGGCGATAAGTTGTTATTGATCATTGAAAAATATCTAAATCAGTACATAGAAAAACTTATTCAGCATATTGATTTTGAAGAACTTGACATATTCCCTTTAGTTAATAAGGTGGATTATGTGAATGAGAAATCAGTGAACATAAAAAAGTTATTCAGGCAACATACCAATGTTGAGAATGAGATCAGTGATCTTAAAACTATCATTCTCAGGCATATTCCTCAAAATGTGAATATGGATTTGATTCACGATCTGTTACACACTTTATCCCACTTTGAGAAAGAGCAACTCGACCATGCGAGGTTTGAGGATAAGATTTTGATCCCTAAGCTTTTAAAGTTATTAGCTAACTAATACTATGATAAAGCAAAACGGTTCCGCTGTCATAATAAATGCTTCTCCAATCATTCAACAGGGCTTGAAAAATATCCTGTTAGCAAAGAATATTGGGATAAGTGATATTGTTGCATCAGTTCCTGATTATGCAGTATTAAAAGAATGGAAACACCTGCTGCTTATTATTGATACTAAATATACTGATGAACTGGAAAGATATGCGAAACTTCTAAGAACGAATGGTAATTATATGGTGGGTATTGGGACCATGGAATTGAAATATTATTTTGATGAATTCATTGATATCTATGAATCAACAGAATCAATTATACAGAAGATCAATGATTACGTTACCAAAATATCTGATATAAAATCCGATAATCAACTTTCAGCCAGGGAGATAGAAGTGCTCACCATGGTCGCACAAGGTCTTAGTAATAAGCAGATTGCGGATAAACTCTTTATTAGTATTCACACCG
This genomic window contains:
- a CDS encoding DMT family transporter translates to MKRFAIFTGILSGFLFGVATPFSKLLLNSLNSFQLAGILYLGAAIAMFPFIFRKNNRLSMLFHPGSKIKTLGIILFGGFLGPVLLLFGLRTADAASVSIWLNMELAATAILGVLIFKDTLDRNTWIGVILTIVAGVITSLGEGSGNFIAALFITAACISWAIDNHLTSLTDGASPQSVTFLKGIVAGSVNLTIGCLISSEPLKLGIVGPALLVGIFSYGFSIMLYVTSAQNLGATRGQILFSTAPIWGVILSYIIYRDSFQWVHVISLILLALAVTVIYLLKHKHQHTHIEMEHLHFHQHNDGHHDHDHDDLSIPAGKWHSHVHKHHPLAHEHPHFPDLHHRHEH
- a CDS encoding helix-turn-helix transcriptional regulator → MIKQNGSAVIINASPIIQQGLKNILLAKNIGISDIVASVPDYAVLKEWKHLLLIIDTKYTDELERYAKLLRTNGNYMVGIGTMELKYYFDEFIDIYESTESIIQKINDYVTKISDIKSDNQLSAREIEVLTMVAQGLSNKQIADKLFISIHTAITHRKNITFKLGIKSISGLTLYAALNNMVDFH
- a CDS encoding hemerythrin domain-containing protein; amino-acid sequence: MITENDKLSDVVGRNIDLLPIIHRLGLSSKMGERNIRQVCDDNAKDVRFVLVVLNTYSSATYFPKPEDLELNPLIEFLTQTHTYHKQVTIPRLYGFIDQLKNQMPGDKLLLIIEKYLNQYIEKLIQHIDFEELDIFPLVNKVDYVNEKSVNIKKLFRQHTNVENEISDLKTIILRHIPQNVNMDLIHDLLHTLSHFEKEQLDHARFEDKILIPKLLKLLAN
- a CDS encoding class I SAM-dependent methyltransferase yields the protein MLHISKTYSDAYFFDGKDGYPNYLDEEEILINQGIRYAKLISKFKIPGKILDVGCAAGFALNGFKLQGWECSGIEPNKSMAEFGNKKFDLNIEVGNLESFNGNDKYDLITLIQVIGHFHNIDQALENVFNLLKPGGMVLVESWDRNSWIARLLGKYWHEYSPPSVIHWFSDDSLRELFRQHQLFFVDKGYPKKQINLKHAISLIDSMIPDIIGKKRIFNFFTEKLGHSTLNYPFSDLKWYVFRKEAK
- a CDS encoding TolC family protein; its protein translation is MKKYIKIGVLLFILPVSLTAQISVDSLLSMVERNNTTLSALRKSVEAEKLGNQTGLYLQNPEAGYNYLWGGRDAIGNRTDINIKQSFDFPTAYRYRRQIADSRNLQAELEYKKQRVDILLRARLIFVDLIYANAEIEENGKRLAHAQDLADAFQRLYEKGDVSILEHNKAQLNLLNYRKVVEMLTIERNAVLKQLSVLNGGITIDLTQSYLPSRVLPTDFDQWYSRVEQINPELLWLKQEVEVSMKQQKLNQAQSLPKASAGYMSENLSGEHFQGVTVGVSIPLWENKNKLKYARAQTIAFQGMELDSKLQFYNQLKLQHDKAASLQKMAVEYRQLIESSQNPMLLKKALDKGEINLINYLMELSFTYQAIDKLLKSEYELNTVLSFWLNMKSKKSFNITYD